Genomic window (Kwoniella botswanensis chromosome 1, complete sequence):
GTGGGGAAGAGCTTTGATAGGTGGTAATTCGACAAATAGCGAATCTGTCGTCAATGGCGATTCGCTATcaggtgggaagaagaaggaagaggaaggtagtGGGAGTGGACCAAGGAGGATCAATGTCTTGGCTACGGGTAGTGTGGATCAGACTGTCAAAGTGGGTAAACCCGGTTTGATATACTCATTGAAAATGAGCTGATGTTTTGAGTTTGATCATAGATATGGACACCATAATATCCTAAATCACATTGCTATTCAATCTAATCTACCACCCAGAACACTCTTTAATTTCCTGATCATCTCGCCGTATTATTCTGGCTATATATCCTGTGCATGATTTATATCTCACCCTTACATACGTACAGTACCCTGCTTAGGTGATGCCCCCCTTTTTCTCTACATATTGGTATTTTACTTCATCCTAATCTAATCTGCAACAACTGTAGTAGTTTGTTTGTTGGGTTTTTGTTTAACGAGATGTTTACGAATGAAATACTCCTGCAACTTATTGGcatttcccttcttcgcaTTCATCTCTTGGACGTTCATAGTAGTGTACCACTCGTACACCTTCAGGTTGGAAAGAATGCATCGTGATGCCGATGCATGAATATGCTGTATACGGAAAAGAAGATTTGCCACATATGACATATGATCATACGTATCTGCATGTGTTGATGGTacgaaagtggaggttgactAGGTTCGAAGTTGCAGTTGACCTGTTGAGTACTCGATATCTTCATGTGTCTCCCATATAGATTCGATATATCCTTGCTCCATATCGCAGCGTAACAGTGTCAACTCGAGATAGATATCTGAAGGCACAAATACAAGACAGTGATAGTGGAGATGGCATCCACATCAACCAGACGAATTCAAAAAGTGAGTGAGAGatattcttcccttccttccctttcttacCTTCTCCCTGGTTCGAATCTAGTCCTTGCGTCAGTCGACGGTGCTTCCATTCAAGGTCTATATGAACCAACCCCTAGATATCGGAATTTACAATTTCAACTCCAACGACTCCTCTATGATCCTGCATTTCATTCATAGTGACGCGGAACATCTCAGACTGATCTCCGGATTCATGACCTAAATAGGAACTTGGAGATTTGATGAATTCACCTCCCAAGGGAATTCAGGTAGtaccagatgaagataattTTCAAATTTGGACTATCACCATAACTGGACCTGTGAGTCGTCTTTGGCCTACCACGGATTCACAATATATACCTCCGCTACATCTGCGATGATGGAAAGATATGGATTTCCGCACACAAAGTTCTATGTGCTATTTCGATAGCcgaaggaaggaaggaaggaagcagaagagagaaaggttgCGAGGTCTTGATCAAAATactctttccttccttgatACATCAAACAGTGGCAAACCATTCTTGCtcatgatgtgatgatttACTGACTGATCTGTCGGTGGAATTGGTGACTTTTAGCCAAATACACCTTATCATAAAGGTAAATTCAAGTTGTCTGCCGATTTCACTAAAGATTATCCATTCAAACCTCCAGTGGTGAGTCTAGTATCGAAAATTGGAATCCCTCTCAACTCAATCATTCGACCCTTACCAATTCAATTCATTGgtgttcatcatcagctaaatcCTCCATTTTGCCTTGACAGCTTCTTTTCAAAACTAAGATGTATCATCCCAATGTGGACAGCGATGGCAAGTGCGTACGACTTGGTCTGACCAGCCATTACTCCTTATAATGGACTTGAATCGATAGCTGATATTTCCCATGGGTTGATAGCTTATGTATAGGTTTACTCAAGACTGAGAATTGGAAACCTGCTACTAAGATGTCAGGAGGTTAGTCCTACTTATCAACATCTTCTATTGCTTTTCGTCGATTCGCCAAAGGTTCCAACTATCTCAGTCAGTCGTTTGCTATACTGATTTAGTCATATGTTACTTGTAGTCCTCCAAGCTATATACGATTTGATCGAAACTCCCAATCCTGACGATCCGCTCGTCTCGTCCATCGTAAGTTGCTTGTCCCTCTTGATCTGAGACAGTACCAATTGCTAATGAGGCTGTTCCATGTGGGTAGGCAGAACTATACACCACGGATCGAAAAGGTTTCGAAAAGAAGGCTGCTGAATACACCAGCAAGTATGCTACTTAACTCCTTTCAGGCTTGTTTGACAGTCTCGTCAGAACTGGTTTGCTGAGAAGGTCCAGCttgaggagaagggagactgttggttgattgatatgtatatacCCCGCATTTATATTAGTCTGTATGTATTTGTACGTTATGTGTCTATTTGGATATAACCTGAATCGTTGATGAGCTGAATCGATTTACGATTGTGTTCAACCATATGCAAGAAGTCTATCACAGAACAAGCGATTCCAACCTATGCTTTCATTGCTCAGCGCTCCATTACCGATCATCCATGATATATCCTTGATATGATCCAAATTTCTATTATCATCAAGCAATGTCTTTAATCAGAAAAGAGGATACATCCCAAAGCTACAAAACTACCAAAACCAAGGATTTCCAGTATGATTTTGCAACTAAACCACTTAAGCGGATCGCTTGGCTttcttggcagctttgaCAGCGGCGTTGTGggtcttcttctcctcggcGTGTTTGGCGAGAGCGGCCTTGTAGTCGGCAACGGTCTCCTTTTGAGCTTCggttcttctcttcttgagaGATCGGAGGTGTCTCTTTCTTTGGAGTCGGAGAGGAGTGACGAGTCGCTAAATGAGTGATAATGATCAGTAAAACTCCCCTCACTGTGTAATGCGTATTTGCAAGATGTAGGAGGTACAGGTCGTGTGAAAATGAGATGATAGGTATTTGTGTACACGACACTCACTTGGATCTTAGGAGCCTTGGTGGTGGTCTTTCCGTTCTTCTTGGTAACTTCCCTTCGAACAACGAATTTTCtaacatcatcttccttggACAAGTTGAAGAACTTTCTGATCTTGGTGGCTCTCTTGGGACCTAATCGTTTGGGGAGGACGGTGTCGGTAAGACCTGGGATAtccttttcaccttgtttGACGATGGCAACGGCGAGAACACCAATGTCGTTTCCGACGATACATCCTCGAACGGACTATAGCAAGACCAACCATCAGTTTCACAATTTGTTTTCCATAAAAGTAGGTTGACccacctttctctttctctcacCGTCTCGTCGAGCTCGGTAACAAGAGTGTCCATCGGCAAGGAGGAGTCGGGTTCTGTTTTGGAGGAGGACACCTATAACAGTCAAAAATGGAAATGTCAATCCTCCGATCTCCGTTCCTCCGATGTAAGATGCAGATGGACTGATGACCCACCTTGTTTCATGGGGAAACCTTGCTTGTCGTTACCACCAGTAACTCTAACGACGTAACCGGCGAATTCCTCTCCAAGGGAATCGATGGGGACCTCTTGACCCATTCTCTTTTCTAAGAAGACTCGACTATGATGATAAATAGCAATGACAACGTCAGCTCGacattccttctcctccaacACGCCATCTCCACTCCCGCCATCCTATCCTCTGTCCTTCTACTACTCTAATCCATTACACCTTTTTTCCATCTAATTCGACAATCCATATTCTCTCCTTCTATTGGAAAAATCAGCAACGGCAAACTCACGtctttctctcatcctcGAAGTCAATAAGCTTTTGAGCGCCAGTGGCAGGGTTGGAGAAGTTGACCTTCATTTTGGATGACTTGATGGATAAGGGGAGAAGAGTGACGAGTcaacgatgaagatgtatcTGATGATATCCAACAGACAGACAGAGACTGGCTGCAACTGCAAACGCAAACCGACAGCAGTCGCACAATTTTGCACAAGACTCAATTTCTCCTGTTTATGCCACCCGCGGCATTTTGATATCGGAGTTTGGTTTACTACCTCGGCATTATACCTGATGGGTTTACAGTACATTTCGGCGATATTGTCATCCAGCTAAAAGTGGCATTTTGACATAAATTGTGACTTGTAAATTTCAACATCAAGGTCATGTCGACCAAGCTGTACCCTCCGTCGTCGATTGCCTGGCACATCCATCTTGGTTCATCTCCATTCCAGTCATACACTTGGtcccttcatccatcaagaaCTGCGTGAGTTCagcatcaccaccaccatcatcgtcacctcTCTCGTACCATCTGACATACTCTTCTGTATTTTACAGTGCGGCTCCCCTATCTTCCCTCGTCGGTAATTCAGCAGTaacgaaaagaaaagtcCTTCAAAATGGGTCGGTAAGTTTAGGAATTCCAACTATcgtagaagtagaagtggatgTAGACGGAAAAGAAGGAGCATCGTCAATGACTTGAGTGGTGGTAGATGTcagaagatagatgggataGAATGGGGCTAGAGCATCTATATGGTTACGGCTATACAGATTGCTGACTTTTTGCTTTTATGGGGTTTTTTCCAAATAGAATGCACTCCTCAGGAAAGGGTATGTCAGCGTCTGCCTTACCTTACCGAAGATCTCAACCATCTTGGTCAAAGGCTACCCCCGAGGAAGTTTCCGACCAAATCTTCAAATTGGCCAGAAGAGGTTTATCCCCCTCGCAAATCGGTGTCGTCCTCAGAGATTCTCACGGTATCCCCCAAGTTAAGAATGTAACTGGTAACAAGATTTTGAGAATCCTCAAGACCAACGGTGAGTTCGAGTttctttcatcctcagcCAGACCAAACAGcttcaatcaaatcatcatcttttttGATGAGTCGTCTGACAATAAACTGATGTTGTCTTCTGATGATTTTAGGTCTCGCCCCTTCCATCCCTGAGGACATGTACCACCTCATCAAGAAGGCCGTTTCCGTCCGAAAGCACCTCGAGAGAAACAGAGCCGACAAAGATGGTAAATTGTAAGTACAGCTCATACACCAGCTATTCAAGTCGAACATCACACTAATCATTCCAAATAATCACATAGCCGAATGATTCTTATCGAATCCAGAATCCACAGACTCGCTCGATACTACATCAAGACCCAACAACTCCCTGCTACCTTCAAATACGAGGCTGCTACCGCTTCCACCCTTGTCGCTTAAACAGGTTGAACGCAAGTGGTTGAGAATGGGGATTTTGTAGATTTGGGAAATGCATTTGGTTTctctcatccattcatctataACATTCAATCGTTGTTGCATTCTTGAGACTGACTCGGCCTTCGTCTGATCTTTGGCAGTGGATTCTGGGCAGGTTGGGTATGATCAATTCAGGACATCTTTGCAATCTGTTGGCGAAGGAGAGCCACCTTTGACTGATACATAGATGCATACAACAGGTCTCACAAGTATATTACAAGATCTAAATCCCCATCAGTACAAGTTGCAGATTGTTTTCACATGTTTTATCAACCCAGGAATACCTTAACGTCAAGAAGAGGTGATGACTCCATACCGGATCTATTATGCTCTACCAACACCTTGAGGTGTAACATTCGTACTTCCTCCTTGGACCGTCCCATTCGGTGAATTGTCTCCTGCCATCCAGCCATTGGCATGTGCCGTAGTGGAGGAAG
Coding sequences:
- a CDS encoding 40S ribosomal protein S13, giving the protein MHSSGKGMSASALPYRRSQPSWSKATPEEVSDQIFKLARRGLSPSQIGVVLRDSHGIPQVKNVTGNKILRILKTNGLAPSIPEDMYHLIKKAVSVRKHLERNRADKDGKFRMILIESRIHRLARYYIKTQQLPATFKYEAATASTLVA